The Dasypus novemcinctus isolate mDasNov1 chromosome 20, mDasNov1.1.hap2, whole genome shotgun sequence genome includes a region encoding these proteins:
- the AKAP3 gene encoding A-kinase anchor protein 3 isoform X1, with product MSDRVDWLQSQNGVCKVDVFSPGDNQPQDWKMSDESLSIFKEASTDPIRVLSWLRRDLEQSTAGFQDMRFKPGESSFGGEMANSGDSRKGFSVDYYNTMNKGSPGRLHFEMTHKEAPCQGTSAHAGNDSSVDEVSFYANRLTNLVIAMARKEINEKIDGSENRCIHQSLYIGDEAKPPIKTLSKVASELVNETVSICTKNAVPDKVPGSGDRASGSSQNSPGVKYKSTLKFKEYNREGKSPDDKPASRKSFFYKEVFESRNAGDAKEGGRSLPAERKIFRGQERPDDFTTSVSQGIMTYANSVVSDMMVSIMKTLRIQVKDSTIATILLKKVLIKHAKEVVSDLIDSFMKNLHNVTGSLMTDTDFVSAVKRSLFSHGSQKATDIMDAMLGKLYTVMFTRKPPEIVRKAKDKAESYSLFSTKGLGDPKNRKINFATMKSEAKLREKLCSSTFKPEKEKTCVETVGEHIIKEGLTLWHKKQKKECKSPVFQHATFAAPNKQYSPVPDIPLGYPQGTCNLSPPMSHPEKLENSMYDSDSWAKDLIVSALLLIQYHLAQGGSMDAQSFLEAAGSSNLPATKSPTVPDESSPKSPQMGRNQEETEKKDLMSVFFNFIRNLLGETIFKCDQRCEPKVNEDESNPCERPTTPPPTKGCEGDEADGPLAGLTKMVANQLDGHMNGQMVEHLMDSVMKLCLIIAKSCDSPLSELGDDKSGDASRPTSAFADNLYECLPVKGTGTAEALLQNAYQAIHNELRGVSGHSPEGCAAPKVVVSNQNLSDTVQNKQLQAVLQWVAASELNVPILYFAGDDEGIQEKLLQLSAAAVDKGRSVGEVLQSVLRYEKERQLDEAVGNVTRLQLLDWLMVNL from the exons ATGTCAGATAGAGTCGACTGGTTACAAAGCCAAAATGGAGTATGCAAAGTTGATGTGTTTTCGCCTGGAGACAACCAACCCCAGGACTGGAAAATG TCGGATGAATCCTTGTCTATTTTTAAGGAAGCCTCAACCGATCCCATCAGAGTGCTAAGCTGGCTCCGCAGAGACCTGGAACAAAGTACAGCAGGGTTTCAAGATATGAGGTTCAAGCCCGGAGAGTCATCATTTGGTGGGGAAATGGCCAACTCAGGAGACTCACGGAAGGGTTTCTCTGTTGACTACTACAACACCATGAACAAGGGCAGTCCAGGAAGATTGCATTTTGAGATGACTCACAAAGAGGCCCCTTGCCAAGGCACCAGTGCCCATGCTGGTAATGACAGCTCAGTagatgaagtttccttctatgctAACCGCCTCACAAATCTAGTAATAGCCATGGCCCGCAAGGAGATCAATGAGAAGATTGATGGCTCTGAAAACAGGTGTATCCATCAGTCTTTGTACATAGGGGATGAAGCCAAACCACCTATCAAAACCCTGAGTAAGGTGGCCTCAGAGCTGGTGAACGAGACTGTGTCTATATGTACCAAAAATGCTGTCCCAGACAAAGTTCCTGGCTCTGGAGACAGAGCCTCAGGATCATCACAGAATTCCCCAGGTGTAAAATACAAGAGCACTTTGAAGTTCAAGGAGTACAACAGGGAAGGCAAGAGTCCAGATGATAAACCTGCTTCTAGGAAATCTTTCTTCTATAAGGAAGTGTTTGAGTCTCGTAATGCAGGTGATGCCAAAGAGGGTGGAAGGTCCTTACCTGCGGAGAGAAAGATCTTCAGAGGGCAGGAAAGACCTGACgactttacaacttctgttagTCAAGGGATCATGACCTATGCTAACAGTGTGGTGTCTGATATGATGGTATCCATCATGAAGACACTGAGGATCCAAGTGAAGGATTCAACCATTGCAACCATCCTGCTCAAGAAGGTGCTGATCAAGCATGCAAAAGAGGTGGTCTCAGACCTCATTGACTCCTTCATGAAGAACCTCCACAATGTCACAGGGTCTCTCATGACTGATACAGACTTTGTCTCAGCTGTGAAAAGAAGCCTCTTCTCTCATGGAAGCCAGAAAGCCACAGATATCATGGACGCCATGCTGGGCAAGCTGTACACTGTGATGTTTACCAGGAAACCCCCTGAGATCGTCAGGAAAGCCAAGGACAAAGCTGAGAGTTATTCCCTCTTCTCCACGAAAGGATTAGGTGACCCTAAAAACCGAAAAATAAATTTTGCAACAATGAAATCTGAAGCCAAGCTCAGGGAAAAATTGTGCTCTTCTACATTCAAACCGGAGAAGGAGAAGACGTGTGTTGAAACTGTGGGTGAACATATTATAAAAGAGGGACTGACCTTGTGgcataaaaagcaaaagaaagaatgtaaATCTCCAGTTTTCCAGCATGCAACATTTGCAGCTCCCAACAAACAATATAGTCCTGTACCAGACATTCCCTTGGGATATCCTCAGGGTACTTGCAACCTCAGCCCCCCTATGTCTCACCCAGAGAAACTCGAGAATTCTATGTATGATTCAGACTCCTGGGCCAAGGACCTGATCGTATCCGCCCTACTTCTGATTCAGTACCACCTGGCCCAGGGAGGAAGCATGGATGCACAGAGCTTCCTTGAAGCTGCTGGCAGCTCCAACTTGCCAGCCACCAAGTCCCCTACAGTTCCTGATGAGTCCAGTCCTAAGTCTCCCCAGATGGGAAGAaaccaagaagaaacagaaaagaaggaTTTAATGAGCGTTTTCTTTAACTTTATCCGGAATTTACTTGGTGAAACTATTTTCAAGTGTGACCAAAGATGTGAACCCAAGGTTAACGAAGACGAGAGTAACCCATGTGAAAGACCCACAACACCTCCTCCCACCAAAGGATGTGAAGGCGATGAAGCTGACGGTCCCTTGGCTGGGCTGACCAAGATGGTTGCCAACCAGCTGGATGGCCACATGAATGGGCAGATGGTAGAACATCTGATGGACTCAGTGATGAAGCTGTGCCTCATTATTGCCAAGTCCTGTGATTCTCCCTTGTCAGAGCTGGGAGATGATAAGTCTGGGGATGCTAGCAGGCCAACTTCAGCCTTTGCAGATAATTTATATGAGTGCTTACCAGTCAAGGGCACAGGGACTGCAGaggctctcctacagaatgcctATCAAGCTATCCATAATGAATTGAGAGGTGTATCAGGACATTCCCCTGAAGGATGTGCAGCCCCCAAAGTGGTTGTCAGCAATCAGAACCTAAGTGATACTGTTCAGAACAAGCAACTTCAAGCCGTTCTTCAATGGGTAGCAGCCTCTGAGCTCAATGTCCCTATTTTGTACTTTGCTGGTGATGATGAAGGGATCCAGGAGAAG CTTCTTCAGCTCTCGGCTGCCGCTGTGGACAAAGGACGCAGTGTGGGCGAGGTCCTGCAGTCGGTGCTGCGCTACGAGAAGGAGCGACAGCTGGACGAGGCGGTGGGGAATGTGACACGGCTGCAGCTGCTGGACTGGCTGATGGTGAACCTGTGA
- the AKAP3 gene encoding A-kinase anchor protein 3 isoform X2: MSDRVDWLQSQNGVCKVDVFSPGDNQPQDWKMEASTDPIRVLSWLRRDLEQSTAGFQDMRFKPGESSFGGEMANSGDSRKGFSVDYYNTMNKGSPGRLHFEMTHKEAPCQGTSAHAGNDSSVDEVSFYANRLTNLVIAMARKEINEKIDGSENRCIHQSLYIGDEAKPPIKTLSKVASELVNETVSICTKNAVPDKVPGSGDRASGSSQNSPGVKYKSTLKFKEYNREGKSPDDKPASRKSFFYKEVFESRNAGDAKEGGRSLPAERKIFRGQERPDDFTTSVSQGIMTYANSVVSDMMVSIMKTLRIQVKDSTIATILLKKVLIKHAKEVVSDLIDSFMKNLHNVTGSLMTDTDFVSAVKRSLFSHGSQKATDIMDAMLGKLYTVMFTRKPPEIVRKAKDKAESYSLFSTKGLGDPKNRKINFATMKSEAKLREKLCSSTFKPEKEKTCVETVGEHIIKEGLTLWHKKQKKECKSPVFQHATFAAPNKQYSPVPDIPLGYPQGTCNLSPPMSHPEKLENSMYDSDSWAKDLIVSALLLIQYHLAQGGSMDAQSFLEAAGSSNLPATKSPTVPDESSPKSPQMGRNQEETEKKDLMSVFFNFIRNLLGETIFKCDQRCEPKVNEDESNPCERPTTPPPTKGCEGDEADGPLAGLTKMVANQLDGHMNGQMVEHLMDSVMKLCLIIAKSCDSPLSELGDDKSGDASRPTSAFADNLYECLPVKGTGTAEALLQNAYQAIHNELRGVSGHSPEGCAAPKVVVSNQNLSDTVQNKQLQAVLQWVAASELNVPILYFAGDDEGIQEKLLQLSAAAVDKGRSVGEVLQSVLRYEKERQLDEAVGNVTRLQLLDWLMVNL; this comes from the exons ATGTCAGATAGAGTCGACTGGTTACAAAGCCAAAATGGAGTATGCAAAGTTGATGTGTTTTCGCCTGGAGACAACCAACCCCAGGACTGGAAAATG GAAGCCTCAACCGATCCCATCAGAGTGCTAAGCTGGCTCCGCAGAGACCTGGAACAAAGTACAGCAGGGTTTCAAGATATGAGGTTCAAGCCCGGAGAGTCATCATTTGGTGGGGAAATGGCCAACTCAGGAGACTCACGGAAGGGTTTCTCTGTTGACTACTACAACACCATGAACAAGGGCAGTCCAGGAAGATTGCATTTTGAGATGACTCACAAAGAGGCCCCTTGCCAAGGCACCAGTGCCCATGCTGGTAATGACAGCTCAGTagatgaagtttccttctatgctAACCGCCTCACAAATCTAGTAATAGCCATGGCCCGCAAGGAGATCAATGAGAAGATTGATGGCTCTGAAAACAGGTGTATCCATCAGTCTTTGTACATAGGGGATGAAGCCAAACCACCTATCAAAACCCTGAGTAAGGTGGCCTCAGAGCTGGTGAACGAGACTGTGTCTATATGTACCAAAAATGCTGTCCCAGACAAAGTTCCTGGCTCTGGAGACAGAGCCTCAGGATCATCACAGAATTCCCCAGGTGTAAAATACAAGAGCACTTTGAAGTTCAAGGAGTACAACAGGGAAGGCAAGAGTCCAGATGATAAACCTGCTTCTAGGAAATCTTTCTTCTATAAGGAAGTGTTTGAGTCTCGTAATGCAGGTGATGCCAAAGAGGGTGGAAGGTCCTTACCTGCGGAGAGAAAGATCTTCAGAGGGCAGGAAAGACCTGACgactttacaacttctgttagTCAAGGGATCATGACCTATGCTAACAGTGTGGTGTCTGATATGATGGTATCCATCATGAAGACACTGAGGATCCAAGTGAAGGATTCAACCATTGCAACCATCCTGCTCAAGAAGGTGCTGATCAAGCATGCAAAAGAGGTGGTCTCAGACCTCATTGACTCCTTCATGAAGAACCTCCACAATGTCACAGGGTCTCTCATGACTGATACAGACTTTGTCTCAGCTGTGAAAAGAAGCCTCTTCTCTCATGGAAGCCAGAAAGCCACAGATATCATGGACGCCATGCTGGGCAAGCTGTACACTGTGATGTTTACCAGGAAACCCCCTGAGATCGTCAGGAAAGCCAAGGACAAAGCTGAGAGTTATTCCCTCTTCTCCACGAAAGGATTAGGTGACCCTAAAAACCGAAAAATAAATTTTGCAACAATGAAATCTGAAGCCAAGCTCAGGGAAAAATTGTGCTCTTCTACATTCAAACCGGAGAAGGAGAAGACGTGTGTTGAAACTGTGGGTGAACATATTATAAAAGAGGGACTGACCTTGTGgcataaaaagcaaaagaaagaatgtaaATCTCCAGTTTTCCAGCATGCAACATTTGCAGCTCCCAACAAACAATATAGTCCTGTACCAGACATTCCCTTGGGATATCCTCAGGGTACTTGCAACCTCAGCCCCCCTATGTCTCACCCAGAGAAACTCGAGAATTCTATGTATGATTCAGACTCCTGGGCCAAGGACCTGATCGTATCCGCCCTACTTCTGATTCAGTACCACCTGGCCCAGGGAGGAAGCATGGATGCACAGAGCTTCCTTGAAGCTGCTGGCAGCTCCAACTTGCCAGCCACCAAGTCCCCTACAGTTCCTGATGAGTCCAGTCCTAAGTCTCCCCAGATGGGAAGAaaccaagaagaaacagaaaagaaggaTTTAATGAGCGTTTTCTTTAACTTTATCCGGAATTTACTTGGTGAAACTATTTTCAAGTGTGACCAAAGATGTGAACCCAAGGTTAACGAAGACGAGAGTAACCCATGTGAAAGACCCACAACACCTCCTCCCACCAAAGGATGTGAAGGCGATGAAGCTGACGGTCCCTTGGCTGGGCTGACCAAGATGGTTGCCAACCAGCTGGATGGCCACATGAATGGGCAGATGGTAGAACATCTGATGGACTCAGTGATGAAGCTGTGCCTCATTATTGCCAAGTCCTGTGATTCTCCCTTGTCAGAGCTGGGAGATGATAAGTCTGGGGATGCTAGCAGGCCAACTTCAGCCTTTGCAGATAATTTATATGAGTGCTTACCAGTCAAGGGCACAGGGACTGCAGaggctctcctacagaatgcctATCAAGCTATCCATAATGAATTGAGAGGTGTATCAGGACATTCCCCTGAAGGATGTGCAGCCCCCAAAGTGGTTGTCAGCAATCAGAACCTAAGTGATACTGTTCAGAACAAGCAACTTCAAGCCGTTCTTCAATGGGTAGCAGCCTCTGAGCTCAATGTCCCTATTTTGTACTTTGCTGGTGATGATGAAGGGATCCAGGAGAAG CTTCTTCAGCTCTCGGCTGCCGCTGTGGACAAAGGACGCAGTGTGGGCGAGGTCCTGCAGTCGGTGCTGCGCTACGAGAAGGAGCGACAGCTGGACGAGGCGGTGGGGAATGTGACACGGCTGCAGCTGCTGGACTGGCTGATGGTGAACCTGTGA